In Bacteroidota bacterium, a single genomic region encodes these proteins:
- a CDS encoding rod shape-determining protein: MGLFDFLTQEIAIDLGTANTLIIHNDKVVVDEPSIVAIDRTTGRVIAVGKKAMQMHGKTHENIKTIRPLKDGVIADFDAAEHMIRGMIKMINPGKRLFTPSLKMVICIPSGITEVEKRAVRDSAEHAGGKEVYLIHEPMAAAIGIGIDVEEPMGNMIIDIGGGTSEIAVIALGGIVCDKSIRIAGDDFTANIEEYMRRQHNILIGERSAERVKIEVGAATTDIDNPPPDYAVHGRDLMTGIPKEISVSYVEIAHALDKSISKVEEAILNALEMTPPELSADIYRTGIYLAGGGSMLRGLDKRISLKTKLPVHIADDPLRAVARGTGIALKNVGKFQFLIR; encoded by the coding sequence ATGGGCTTATTTGATTTTCTAACCCAGGAAATAGCCATCGACTTGGGGACGGCAAACACCTTGATTATTCACAACGACAAAGTGGTGGTGGATGAGCCAAGTATTGTTGCCATTGATCGAACCACAGGCAGGGTGATTGCTGTTGGAAAAAAAGCCATGCAAATGCATGGAAAAACACACGAAAATATAAAAACCATTCGCCCCTTGAAAGATGGGGTTATTGCGGATTTTGATGCGGCAGAGCACATGATTCGAGGAATGATTAAAATGATAAATCCAGGTAAACGTTTGTTTACACCATCGCTAAAAATGGTAATTTGTATTCCTTCCGGAATTACAGAGGTGGAGAAACGTGCGGTACGCGACAGTGCTGAACATGCCGGGGGTAAAGAAGTTTACTTGATACACGAGCCAATGGCAGCAGCCATTGGAATTGGGATTGATGTGGAAGAACCGATGGGCAATATGATTATTGACATTGGTGGTGGAACAAGCGAAATTGCGGTTATAGCCTTGGGTGGGATTGTATGCGATAAATCGATACGCATTGCGGGTGATGATTTTACTGCAAACATTGAAGAATACATGCGCCGCCAGCACAACATCCTAATTGGAGAAAGAAGCGCTGAGCGTGTGAAAATTGAAGTAGGTGCGGCGACCACAGATATTGATAATCCACCACCGGATTATGCAGTGCACGGAAGAGATTTAATGACCGGAATACCTAAAGAAATTAGCGTTTCCTATGTGGAGATTGCGCATGCACTTGACAAATCCATTTCGAAGGTAGAGGAAGCCATCTTGAATGCTTTGGAGATGACACCCCCTGAGCTATCTGCCGATATTTATCGTACCGGAATTTATCTTGCAGGCGGTGGGTCGATGTTGCGTGGCTTAGATAAACGTATTTCGCTTAAAACAAAATTGCCGGTTCACATTGCCGATGACCCATTAAGAGCAGTAGCAAGGGGAACAGGTATCGCATTGAAAAATGTAGGAAAATTCCAGTTTCTTATCCGATAA
- a CDS encoding rod shape-determining protein MreD yields MINEIIKQLFRFIFLLLLQVLVLNNIQFSGYINPYLYVLFILMMPFDTPSWVVLSGGFLMGLSVDTFMNTAGTHAAATVAMAFVRSSVLKIFAPREGYEFGTEPTLRYMGPAWYLSYSTILVSIHHLVFFYIEVFRFSEFFSTLLRIVLSILFTMILVMLSQFLIYKPRDRK; encoded by the coding sequence ATGATAAATGAGATTATAAAACAACTCTTCCGTTTTATTTTTTTGCTACTGCTTCAAGTGTTGGTGCTCAACAACATTCAGTTTAGCGGCTATATCAATCCTTACCTGTATGTGCTTTTTATACTGATGATGCCTTTTGACACCCCATCGTGGGTTGTACTGTCGGGCGGGTTTTTAATGGGATTGAGTGTGGATACATTTATGAATACTGCCGGCACGCATGCAGCAGCAACAGTTGCTATGGCATTTGTAAGAAGCTCAGTACTCAAAATTTTTGCTCCACGCGAGGGTTATGAATTTGGTACTGAACCTACCTTGCGGTACATGGGCCCAGCCTGGTATCTCTCCTATTCAACCATTTTAGTTTCGATTCACCACTTGGTGTTTTTTTATATTGAAGTATTTCGTTTTAGTGAATTTTTCTCTACCCTTTTACGCATTGTGTTGAGTATTCTTTTCACTATGATATTAGTGATGCTCAGCCAGTTTTTGATTTACAAACCGAGGGATAGAAAATGA
- the mrdA gene encoding penicillin-binding protein 2, whose product MNRFSDRKFVIAAIFISIGIIFLLRLFYIQVLNDEYRLSANNNVLRYVTQYPARGLVYDRDGELLVYNEAAYDLMVTPRQVKDLDTLNFCNTLGITKEVFIKKMKVARNYSPYKESIFEKQLSAETYATLQEKLYSFHGFYVQSRTLRKYPGLIAAHTLGYVGEVNDKLTQENPYYRSGDYIGISGVEKSYEKELRGKKGLSVMMVDVFNRPKGKFNNGEYDTLAITGANLITALSAKLQRYGEQLMQGKTGGIVAIEPSTGEVLAVVSAPSYDPNLLVGRERSKNYGMLLQAEGLPLFNRALMAYYPPGSTFKLINDLIAQQEGVLIPTTSYYCDGGYHMGSQTVKCDARHGSIQLRAAVQHSCNTYHCYVFRSIIDNKKYKTTEEGYEAWRNHVLTFGIGKRLYSDLPQELKGMVPSVKYYDKYFGKGRWRSSTVVSLSIGQGELGITPLQMANTMCIIANRGFYYTPHIIKKVGKEDLHQSKFKEKQYTDIDPHYYDVMIDGMQDVVEQGTAAGSKIKGITICGKTGTAQNPHGKDHSLFVAFAPRENPKIAIGIMVENGGWGASWAAPIASLMIEKYLNDSIATPARRALEKRMLEGKIIMPKK is encoded by the coding sequence ATGAATCGTTTTTCCGATCGTAAGTTTGTTATCGCTGCTATCTTTATTTCAATCGGCATCATTTTTCTTTTACGTCTTTTTTATATTCAGGTGTTGAATGATGAATACCGCTTATCCGCAAACAACAATGTTTTGCGCTATGTAACTCAATATCCGGCGCGGGGATTGGTGTATGACCGTGATGGCGAATTGCTGGTATACAATGAAGCGGCTTATGATTTAATGGTTACACCGCGACAGGTAAAAGATTTGGATACACTAAATTTTTGCAATACGCTGGGAATTACCAAAGAAGTATTTATTAAAAAAATGAAAGTGGCGCGGAATTATTCTCCCTACAAAGAATCAATTTTCGAGAAACAACTTTCGGCCGAGACCTATGCCACGCTTCAAGAGAAACTGTATTCCTTTCATGGATTTTATGTGCAATCGCGCACCCTTCGTAAATACCCGGGCTTAATTGCAGCACATACACTTGGCTACGTTGGCGAGGTTAACGACAAGTTAACACAAGAAAATCCGTACTATCGATCAGGCGATTATATTGGCATTAGCGGTGTAGAAAAATCGTACGAAAAAGAATTGCGGGGTAAGAAAGGATTATCGGTAATGATGGTGGATGTATTTAATCGACCCAAAGGAAAGTTTAATAACGGAGAATACGATACGCTTGCCATTACCGGCGCGAATTTAATTACAGCACTCAGTGCAAAATTGCAACGCTACGGTGAGCAATTGATGCAAGGAAAAACCGGAGGTATTGTTGCTATCGAGCCTTCTACCGGAGAAGTACTAGCAGTGGTAAGTGCTCCTTCTTATGATCCCAATTTATTGGTGGGCAGGGAACGTTCAAAAAACTATGGCATGCTGCTCCAGGCCGAGGGATTACCTTTGTTTAATCGTGCCTTGATGGCCTATTATCCACCCGGTTCAACCTTTAAACTTATTAACGACTTAATTGCGCAGCAGGAAGGAGTGCTGATTCCAACTACGAGTTATTATTGCGACGGCGGATACCACATGGGAAGTCAAACCGTTAAATGCGATGCGCGTCATGGAAGTATTCAATTGCGCGCAGCAGTGCAACATTCGTGTAATACCTACCATTGCTATGTTTTTAGAAGTATTATCGACAATAAAAAATATAAAACTACCGAAGAAGGCTATGAAGCTTGGAGAAATCATGTGCTCACTTTTGGGATTGGAAAACGCTTGTACAGTGATTTACCGCAAGAATTAAAAGGGATGGTTCCTTCGGTTAAATATTACGATAAATACTTTGGAAAAGGGCGGTGGCGTTCCTCTACGGTGGTATCGCTTTCAATCGGCCAGGGTGAACTAGGAATTACTCCTTTGCAAATGGCCAATACCATGTGCATCATTGCCAATAGAGGATTTTACTATACCCCACACATCATAAAAAAAGTTGGAAAAGAAGATTTACACCAGAGTAAATTCAAGGAAAAACAGTATACGGATATTGATCCCCACTATTACGATGTGATGATTGATGGTATGCAGGATGTGGTAGAACAGGGAACAGCTGCAGGTTCAAAAATAAAAGGAATTACCATTTGTGGAAAAACCGGAACCGCGCAAAATCCCCACGGCAAAGATCACTCACTCTTTGTTGCATTTGCACCACGTGAAAACCCAAAAATTGCAATTGGAAT
- a CDS encoding glycosyltransferase family 4 protein, which yields MSRFQHKSIGLLRNEYSIPAGELIIGNIAAIASHKDYFTFVDVAEIVLSKNIAATFFIVGDGPDRKEIEQYVHAKKLGHKILFTGFRNDVPQILPEFDILLFTSKTEGLGSSILDAYACKVAVVATQAGGIPEIVSHLETGLLSPIQQATQLAANIEYLLAHPIEKKRMVENAFHFVQHFSKEKMVDESFKTYMELDS from the coding sequence TTGTCTCGCTTCCAACATAAATCAATAGGATTACTGCGGAATGAGTATTCCATTCCAGCAGGAGAGCTGATTATTGGAAACATAGCAGCTATTGCGTCACACAAAGATTATTTCACTTTTGTGGATGTTGCAGAAATAGTGCTTTCAAAAAATATAGCAGCCACTTTTTTCATTGTTGGAGATGGTCCGGATAGAAAAGAAATTGAGCAGTATGTGCATGCTAAAAAATTAGGGCACAAAATTCTTTTTACCGGATTCCGAAATGATGTTCCCCAAATTTTACCGGAGTTCGACATCTTGCTTTTTACTTCAAAAACAGAAGGGTTAGGCTCTTCCATTTTAGATGCTTATGCATGTAAAGTTGCAGTGGTAGCAACACAAGCCGGTGGTATTCCCGAAATTGTGTCTCATCTTGAAACCGGACTTTTATCGCCCATACAACAGGCAACACAACTTGCAGCCAATATTGAGTACCTTCTTGCCCACCCCATCGAGAAAAAAAGAATGGTCGAAAATGCATTTCATTTTGTGCAGCATTTTTCGAAAGAAAAAATGGTGGATGAAAGTTTCAAAACCTATATGGAATTGGATAGTTGA
- the mreC gene encoding rod shape-determining protein MreC: protein MLNLIRFIWKYSSFFLFLILESICFYLIFQNSFYQKAQFISSSNSIAGNVFTTVNSTREYFNLKETNEMLARENAILHTASKAAFVRTKTTETTVNDTLLKQQYIFVNARVVNNSVNKRNNYLTLNIGSNRGIKPEMAVISSNGIVGITKAVSENFTSVLSVLNKDAKISAKIKKNNYFGSLSWEVGDYKLGTLTDIPTHVKILKGDTIVTNAFSAIFPENIMIGFIESYEIKPGDNFYTISVRFSTNFKNVAHVFVVKNLMKEEQNKLEQETQNDK, encoded by the coding sequence ATGCTGAACCTTATCCGCTTTATTTGGAAATATTCTTCTTTTTTTCTGTTTCTCATTCTCGAATCCATTTGCTTTTATTTAATTTTTCAAAATAGCTTTTATCAAAAAGCGCAGTTTATTAGTTCCTCCAATAGCATTGCAGGCAATGTATTCACCACTGTTAACAGTACCCGTGAATACTTCAATTTAAAGGAAACCAATGAGATGTTGGCGCGCGAAAATGCCATTTTGCACACTGCAAGTAAAGCGGCCTTTGTAAGAACTAAAACAACCGAAACCACTGTTAACGATACACTCCTTAAACAACAATATATTTTTGTGAATGCGCGTGTAGTAAATAATTCCGTAAATAAACGCAACAATTACCTCACCTTAAACATTGGAAGCAATCGAGGAATAAAGCCCGAAATGGCAGTAATTTCGAGCAATGGAATTGTAGGTATCACCAAAGCAGTATCCGAAAATTTTACCTCTGTGTTATCCGTTTTGAACAAGGATGCAAAGATCAGCGCAAAAATCAAAAAGAATAATTATTTCGGATCACTGAGTTGGGAAGTCGGTGATTATAAATTAGGAACCCTTACCGATATTCCTACACACGTAAAGATTTTAAAAGGTGATACCATTGTTACAAATGCTTTTTCTGCGATATTCCCGGAGAATATTATGATTGGATTTATAGAAAGCTATGAAATAAAACCGGGTGATAATTTTTACACTATTTCTGTTCGCTTTAGCACAAACTTTAAAAATGTGGCGCACGTATTTGTGGTTAAAAATTTAATGAAGGAAGAACAAAATAAACTAGAGCAGGAAACACAAAATGATAAATGA